Below is a genomic region from Deinococcus sp. YIM 134068.
GATGGGCCGCCCGAGCGTCCTCGTGGTGGACGAACCCAGTCTGGGCCTCTCACCGCTGATGACGCAGACCGTCTTCGAAGCTCTGAAGGCCGTGAATGCCGAGGGCGTGACCGTCCTCCTCGTGGAGCAGAACGTGGGCCTGAGCCTCAAGCTCGCCGACCGCGCCTACGTGCTGGAAAACGGGCAGGTCGTGAACGAGGGGACGGGGACGGCGCTGCTGGCGGACCCGAAGGTGCGGGAGGCGTACCTGGCGCTGTAGACAGAGGGCAGACTTGCAGGAGGTTGGGGGCGTGGGGGAACCTCCGCGCCTTTCTCTTGTGGAGGGGGTTCGGGCGTCCGCGTGGCATGATCGGGGGGAGCGTCCGACGAACCTCGCCGCCCCTCACTCGGAAGGTGGAACCATGAAGCGCCTGTCTTTCTCTGGTCTGGCTTTCTCTGGTCTGGCGTTCCCCGCCCTGCTATCTCTCAGTGTGCTGCTGCTCGGCTCCTGCGCCCCCTTTCGTGCGGGGCAGGACACGACCGGACCGGCCACGCCGTTCACCCGCTACGTCGCGCTGGGCGACAGCATCACCGCCGGGTTCCAGTCGGGCGGACTGACGGCGGCATCACAGCGTGCGGCGTATCCCACGCTGCTGGGCGAGCGGGGCGGGCTGGACGTGCCCATGCCGGAGGTGAACGACCCCGGCTGCCCGCCCCCGGTCGGCGTGGCGGGAACGAAGAACTGCACGCTCCGTCAGCCGGGCGTCGTGTCCCCGGTGGTGGCCGTGCCCGGCGCGAAGGTGGGCGACGTGCTCTCCAGCACCGACACCGCCGTCACCGACCCCGACCCGCAACTGTACGACGCGGCGCTCTACCGGGCCATCCTCGGGCCGGGCACCACCCAACTGGAGGCGGCGCTGGCCCGCCGTCCCCTCTTCGCCACCGTCTGGATCGGCAACAACGACGTGCTGCTGCCCACCCTGCGGGGACGACCAGATCAGGCCACGCCGCTCGACCGCTTCCGCACCGACTACGCCGCGATGGTGGACCGACTGCGGGCGGGGGGCGTCCGCTACCTCGTGCTGATGACGGTGCCGGACGTGACGCGGGTGCCCGCCCTGATTCCGGCGCGGCTGCTGCGGCTGCGGGGATTGGTGGACGCCAGTTGTCAGGGGCAGGAGGTGTATTTCGGAACCGTCGTCATCGGGCGGGCGACCCAGGCCTCTCCCCTCTCCTGCTCGGCCCCCGAGGCGCTGACCGCCGCCGAGTACGCGGGGTCCCAGCGCATCGTGGAGGGGTACAACGCCGCCATCCGCGAGATCGCCGCCGCCCGGAACGTGCCCGTCTTCGACGTGACCCCCGTGCTCGACGCGCTGCCGGGACGGCCCCTGCTTCCTTCTGCCGCACAGCCATTCGGGCCGTCGTTCAGCCTCGATGGGGTTCATCCGAGTACCCTTTCTCACCGCCGTTTTGCACAGGAACTTGCGGTGTTCATGAACGCGCAGTTCGGGACGCGGTTGAACACGCGGCCTTGAGTTGGGGCAGGGATGACAACCTCTCCTGCTGAGCTGAAGAAGGTGGAGACTATCCGACTACTCCTTGACGTAGGAGGGGTGTTCCGGCGTTGTCTCTTTTCCCGCCTACCTCCCCGTCAAAAACCGCGCCGTTTCCCGGTACAGCATCTCGGTCGTCTCCAAACTCTCGAAGGTGTGGGTGCCGCCGGGGATGGCGATGGCGTCGCAGCCGAGGGCCTGGGCGTAACGGACGCCGAACTCGGGCGGGCAGGTCTGGTCGGCGTCCCCGTGGAAGACGCGGGCCACGCCGCCCCAGCGTGCGGCGGCCTCCAGCGGGCGCAGACGCGGCATCTCCAGCAGGAACTCCCGGCCCAGCGGCCAGCCGTTGTAATCGAGGATGACGGGCGGCGCGTACCCGCCGCGCAGGAAGGGCAGCCACAGCTCCGGCAGGGCGGGTGCCCACAGGGCGAGGCGGTGGGGCCGCACCCGCTCGGCGGCGAGGGCCGCGACGAGACCGCCCATCGAGAAGCCCAGCAGCATCACGCGCTCTGAGTCCATCTGGGGCAGGCCGCGCACGTAGGCGAAGGCGGCCTCCACGTCCTCCACCTCGCGGGCGACGGTCATCTCGGAGAAGTCGCCCTCCGACTCGCCGCTCCCCCGGAAGTCGAAGCGCAAGGAGGCCACGCCGCGCGGGGCGAGAGAGCGCGAGAGCAGCGGCAGCAGGCGGTGGTCGCCGCCCCGGTTGCCCGTGAAGCCGTGCAGGACGACGACCGAGGACCAGCCGGAGGAGGGCCGCTCGCCGTCCGGGACGTGCAGCATCCCGTAGAGGCGCTGGCCGGACACGGAGAACTGGGCGAACTGTTCCATGCGGGAGATGATGGCAGACGGGAGGCGGCAGAAGGCGAGCGCGTGAGAGCCGGGGCACCGAACGCCTAATCCCCGCTCAACCCGCCCCCTCCGGCCCATGCCTACACTGCCCGCAGGGAGGAAGACATGACCGAGCCGCAACACATCGACGACCCGAAGGAAGCCGCCCGCATCCTCGCCGAGAAGATTGAGGGCGTGCGCTTCGCTACCTTCACGACCATCTCGCAAGGCGGCACCCTCCACGGGCGACCAATGGCGACCCAGGAGGCCGAGTTCGACGGCGACCTGTGGTTTTTCACCTACGCCGACAGCCACAAGGTCGCGGATGTGGAGGCTAACCCGCAAGTCAACCTGGGCTACAACAACCCCGACAAGAACCTGTGGGTCAACGTGACGGGCACTGCCGAGCGGGTGGACGACCGTGCGAAGATGCAGGAACTGTGGAAGCCGCCGCTCAAAGCGTTTTTCCCCGACGGCGTGGACGACCCCAACCTCACCCTGCTCAAGGTTACGCCGCATCAGGCCGAATACTGGGACGGCCCGGCCAGCGGCATCGGCAAGGTCGTCGCCTTCGCGCGGACGCTGGCGAGCGGGGGGAAGACGCCGCCCGGCAAGGACGTGAAGCTGGACCTGGAGGGAAACGTCTAGGAGTCGAGAGGTCGAGAGGTCGAGCGTGGGGACTCCCGACTCCTCGACTCCTCGACCGGCGGCACCGCCGCCCCTACGGCGTCAGCCGGTGCCGATCACGCGGGAACGCCCGCGCGTACCGCACGTTGGCGATGCCGAGGAGCTTGGCCGTCAGCCGCTCGGCCCCGATGGCGAAGCCGCCGTGGGGGGGCATCCCGTACTGGAAGACCTCGGTGTAGCCCGCCAGCGACTCGGGGTTCAGCTTGTACGCGGCGATGGACTCCATCAGCATCGCGTGGTCGTGGATGCGCTGGCCGCCGGAGGTAATCTCGATGCCCCGGAAGAGCAGGTCGAAGCCGCGCGTCAGCTCGCCCTCGTCGGGGTGGGCGTAGAAGGGCCGGGCGGCGCGGGGGTACTTGGTGACGAACACGAAGTCGGTGCCCTCCGTCTCCGCGTAGTGCTGCGAGAGCAGGCGCTCGGCCTCCGGGTCGAGGTCCTTGCCGCCGACCGCGTGGCCGTACTTCTCCGCCACGAGTTGCCGGGCGTCCAGCAGCGTGATGCGGGGAATGCGGGCGGGCACGTCGGGGATGGTCGAGCCGAGCAACTTGAACTCGTCCCCGGCACGCTCCCTCAACCGCGTCGTGATCGCCGCGAGGAGACGGGTCTCTAAGTCCATCACGTCCTCCTCGGACTCGATGAAGCCCATTTCCACGTCGAGGCTGAGGTACTCGTTGAGGTGGCGACTCGTCGCGTGTTCCTCGGCGCGGTAGACGGGCGCGACCTCGAAGACGCGCTCGAAGACGCCCACCATGATCTGCTTGTAGAGTTGCGGACTCTGGGCGAGGTAGGCCGGTCGCCCGAAGTAGTCGATGGGAAAGAGGTTCGCCCCGCCCTCCGCCCCCGCCGACACGATCTTGGGCGTGCTGATCTCGGTGAAGCCCTCGGTCATGAGGTGGTCGCGGAAGCCCGCCACGAGTTCGGCCTGCACCTTCAGGGCCGCGCGCTCCTTCAGCCCCCGCACCGTGACCACCCGGTAGTCGAGCATGGTCTCGGGGTTGACGTTCCACTCCATCTTGGGAATCTCGACGGGCGGCGGCTGAGTGGCGGCGGTCAGGACCCGCAGGCTCTCCACCGCCACCTCGAAGCCGCCGGGGGCTTTCGCGTGCGCCTTGACCCGCCCGACCACCTCGATGCTGCTCTCGGGCAGGGGGAGGGTGAGGCCGCTGCCGACGCATTGGGCGAGGCCGCTACGGTCGCGCAGGACCAGAAATTGCACGCCCCCGAGGTCGCGGCGGGCGTGCAGGAAGCCTTGCAGTCTCACGGTCCGCCCCTCGTGTTGGGGCAGCTCGCGGGTGAGGGTGCGCTGGAGGTGGGACAGGGGTTCGGTGGTCATGGCGGGTGGGGTCTCCTGTGGGGGCGGTGCCGATAAGAAAACCCCCGACTCCTCAGA
It encodes:
- a CDS encoding GDSL-type esterase/lipase family protein — encoded protein: MKRLSFSGLAFSGLAFPALLSLSVLLLGSCAPFRAGQDTTGPATPFTRYVALGDSITAGFQSGGLTAASQRAAYPTLLGERGGLDVPMPEVNDPGCPPPVGVAGTKNCTLRQPGVVSPVVAVPGAKVGDVLSSTDTAVTDPDPQLYDAALYRAILGPGTTQLEAALARRPLFATVWIGNNDVLLPTLRGRPDQATPLDRFRTDYAAMVDRLRAGGVRYLVLMTVPDVTRVPALIPARLLRLRGLVDASCQGQEVYFGTVVIGRATQASPLSCSAPEALTAAEYAGSQRIVEGYNAAIREIAAARNVPVFDVTPVLDALPGRPLLPSAAQPFGPSFSLDGVHPSTLSHRRFAQELAVFMNAQFGTRLNTRP
- a CDS encoding alpha/beta hydrolase, which produces MEQFAQFSVSGQRLYGMLHVPDGERPSSGWSSVVVLHGFTGNRGGDHRLLPLLSRSLAPRGVASLRFDFRGSGESEGDFSEMTVAREVEDVEAAFAYVRGLPQMDSERVMLLGFSMGGLVAALAAERVRPHRLALWAPALPELWLPFLRGGYAPPVILDYNGWPLGREFLLEMPRLRPLEAAARWGGVARVFHGDADQTCPPEFGVRYAQALGCDAIAIPGGTHTFESLETTEMLYRETARFLTGR
- a CDS encoding pyridoxamine 5'-phosphate oxidase family protein — translated: MTEPQHIDDPKEAARILAEKIEGVRFATFTTISQGGTLHGRPMATQEAEFDGDLWFFTYADSHKVADVEANPQVNLGYNNPDKNLWVNVTGTAERVDDRAKMQELWKPPLKAFFPDGVDDPNLTLLKVTPHQAEYWDGPASGIGKVVAFARTLASGGKTPPGKDVKLDLEGNV
- the aspS gene encoding aspartate--tRNA(Asn) ligase, which gives rise to MTTEPLSHLQRTLTRELPQHEGRTVRLQGFLHARRDLGGVQFLVLRDRSGLAQCVGSGLTLPLPESSIEVVGRVKAHAKAPGGFEVAVESLRVLTAATQPPPVEIPKMEWNVNPETMLDYRVVTVRGLKERAALKVQAELVAGFRDHLMTEGFTEISTPKIVSAGAEGGANLFPIDYFGRPAYLAQSPQLYKQIMVGVFERVFEVAPVYRAEEHATSRHLNEYLSLDVEMGFIESEEDVMDLETRLLAAITTRLRERAGDEFKLLGSTIPDVPARIPRITLLDARQLVAEKYGHAVGGKDLDPEAERLLSQHYAETEGTDFVFVTKYPRAARPFYAHPDEGELTRGFDLLFRGIEITSGGQRIHDHAMLMESIAAYKLNPESLAGYTEVFQYGMPPHGGFAIGAERLTAKLLGIANVRYARAFPRDRHRLTP